One genomic window of Punica granatum isolate Tunisia-2019 chromosome 1, ASM765513v2, whole genome shotgun sequence includes the following:
- the LOC116192171 gene encoding 30S ribosomal protein S6 alpha, chloroplastic isoform X1 gives MASSPFTSMLKSPSPSLNSPFCPKLLSQFPSSPLLSFSHTLRPFRSQAKSGLHRKCATTYSALTVRAQTLDFSGTFFEGGFGSEDDPTSPPGSGMTAVEEREEPQCPPGLRQYESMAVLRPDMSEDERLALTQRYEEVMWYKRTNYRSLCSRKIGAIRACALCRSPFLLQPCYSFLHRDGDEGSTEVSSKLLVAGGGMYVEVFNRGVIPLAYFIKKKNRAGVSNTYLDGIYLLFTYFTKPESIEALESAMKTDDDIIRSSTFKIRKRKY, from the exons ATGGCTTCCTCTCCCTTCACCTCCATGCTCAAATCCCCTTCTCCTTCCCTGAATTCCCCATTTTGCCCCAAGCTCCTCTCCCAATTCCCATCGTCTCCCCTCCTCTCGTTCTCCCACACCCTCAGACCATTCCGCTCGCAGGCCAAGAGTGGCCTCCACCGGAAGTGTGCTACCACCTACTCAGCGCTCACCGTCAGAGCCCAGACGCTCGATTTCTCGGGGACTTTCTTCGAGGGAGGATTCGGGTCGGAGGACGACCCGACCTCCCCGCCTGGGTCGGGCATGACGGCCGTCGAGGAGAGGGAGGAGCCCCAGTGCCCACCTGGGCTCCGACAGTACGAGAGCATGGCAGTTCTCCGCCCCGACATGTCCGAAGACGAGAGGCTGGCTCTCACCCAGAGATACGAGGAG GTGATGTGGTATAAAAGAACCAATTACAGATCCCTCTGCTCACGTAAAATCGGGGCCATCCGAGCATGTGCTCTGTGTCGATCGCCATTTCTGCTGCAGCCATGCTATTCTTTTTTGCACAGAGATGGTGATGAAGGATCAACTGAAGTTTCCTCTAAG TTACTGGTAGCAGGTGGAGGCATGTATGTGGAGGTTTTCAACAGAGGGGTGATCCCCCTGGCCTACTTCatcaagaagaagaacagggcTGGGGTTTCTAACACTTACTTGGATGGCATCTACCTTCTCTTCACCTACTTCACCAAACCCGAGTCCATAGAAGCCCTTGAGTCCGCTATGAAGACCGATGATGACATCATTAGATCATCTACCTTCAAGATCAGGAAGAGGAAGTATTAA
- the LOC116192171 gene encoding 30S ribosomal protein S6 alpha, chloroplastic isoform X2, which yields MASSPFTSMLKSPSPSLNSPFCPKLLSQFPSSPLLSFSHTLRPFRSQAKSGLHRKCATTYSALTVRAQTLDFSGTFFEGGFGSEDDPTSPPGSGMTAVEEREEPQCPPGLRQYESMAVLRPDMSEDERLALTQRYEELLVAGGGMYVEVFNRGVIPLAYFIKKKNRAGVSNTYLDGIYLLFTYFTKPESIEALESAMKTDDDIIRSSTFKIRKRKY from the exons ATGGCTTCCTCTCCCTTCACCTCCATGCTCAAATCCCCTTCTCCTTCCCTGAATTCCCCATTTTGCCCCAAGCTCCTCTCCCAATTCCCATCGTCTCCCCTCCTCTCGTTCTCCCACACCCTCAGACCATTCCGCTCGCAGGCCAAGAGTGGCCTCCACCGGAAGTGTGCTACCACCTACTCAGCGCTCACCGTCAGAGCCCAGACGCTCGATTTCTCGGGGACTTTCTTCGAGGGAGGATTCGGGTCGGAGGACGACCCGACCTCCCCGCCTGGGTCGGGCATGACGGCCGTCGAGGAGAGGGAGGAGCCCCAGTGCCCACCTGGGCTCCGACAGTACGAGAGCATGGCAGTTCTCCGCCCCGACATGTCCGAAGACGAGAGGCTGGCTCTCACCCAGAGATACGAGGAG TTACTGGTAGCAGGTGGAGGCATGTATGTGGAGGTTTTCAACAGAGGGGTGATCCCCCTGGCCTACTTCatcaagaagaagaacagggcTGGGGTTTCTAACACTTACTTGGATGGCATCTACCTTCTCTTCACCTACTTCACCAAACCCGAGTCCATAGAAGCCCTTGAGTCCGCTATGAAGACCGATGATGACATCATTAGATCATCTACCTTCAAGATCAGGAAGAGGAAGTATTAA
- the LOC116193801 gene encoding probable E3 ubiquitin-protein ligase RHA4A, which yields MGSLPETPSSAHLYPQALQVKLYQAFIFSIPILFSIILFLLFYLFYLKRRAISNPSVSSQPVIARISRRATPYLPSPCLMGLKGELKDKLPIVLFDEELGRRDSQCCVCLGEFELKEELLQVPSCKHVFHVDCIHHWLHSNSTCPLCRCSISPAATVPCIQPPPLPPQQMVAEQPDPMPEPSSSSETTSNVINDCSRDHSVVLHVREEGS from the exons atgggAAGTCTTCCTGAAACGCCAAGCTCAGCCCACCTATACCCTCAAGCACTTCAGGTCAAGCTCTACCAAGCATTCATCTTCTCCATCCCTATTCTTTTCTCAATCATCCTCTTCCTACTCTTCTACCTCTTCTATCTCAAGAGGAGGGCCATTTCGAATCCTAGCGTCTCATCTCAGCCAGTCATCGCAAGGATATCCCGTCGAGCAACTCCGTATCTTCCCTCG CCATGTCTGATGGGCTTGAAAGGGGAGCTCAAGGACAAGCTTCCCATTGTTCTCTTTGATGAAGAACTTGGGAGAAGGGACTCGCA GTGCTGTGTTTGCTTGGGAGAGTTCGAGCTGAAAGAGGAGCTGCTGCAAGTGCCCTCTTGCAAGCATGTCTTTCATGTCGACTGCATCCACCACTGGCTCCATTCCAATTCCACCTGCCCGCTCTGCCGCTGCTCCATCTCCCCCGCCGCCACAGTGCCCTGCATCCAGCCTCCGCCTCTGCCCCCTCAACAGATGGTGGCAGAACAACCTGATCCAATGCCAGAGCCGTCGAGTTCTTCGGAGACTACAAGCAATGTGATCAATGATTGTTCTAGGGATCATTCCGTGGTTCTCCACGTCCGAGAAGAGGGGTCGTGA
- the LOC116210764 gene encoding cellulose synthase-like protein G3 isoform X5, with translation MAAAKNSPPLNAVTPLRRTTANRFFALIYASALLALFYRHVRQIALLRSTTPASVVAATLSLLVADATLAFMWCTTQSSRMYPTRRTEYVENIPKVLKEADFPALDVFICTADPYKEPPIRVVNTALSVMAYEYPANKLSVYLSDDGGSQLTLFAFMEAAKFASHWLPFCRENKVMERSPEDYFRPNQGIGAEAESIKVMYEGMKVKIENVVAKGEVGEEFIAGDKERQALSQWTDTFTRQSHPPVIQVLVDNSQDRDIAGNLMPNLIYVSRGKSRAVHHQFKAGALNALVRVSTVMTNAPIFLTLDCDMRSNDPGTLRRVLCYFADPNIDQSKLSHIQFPQIFQGLNRDDIYAGSYKSLFHMNPPGMKNGPNYLGTGCFFHRRALFGGPTAYVAPEIPELSIDHVVERPIQSQETMELVHRVAGFGYENMTNWGSKVGFRYGSVVEDYYTGYLLHCEGWKSIFCTPDRPAFLGDAPTSLIDMLNQCKRWIVGLLEVVFSRYSVMTYGLRSMGLLMSLSYAQIAFWATWSIPLVVYSFVPQLALINGLPVFPKVSEPWFLLYTFLFLGAYSQDLVYFLLSGSDATLRRWWNDQRIWLIRGLTCYLFGSLEFTLKRLGISTSGFEVTSKAANDEQSKKYEQGVFDFGAPSPMVVPLSVAVLVNLVALARGLALAPGLAIESFALQVLLSGFGVVNGWPLYEAMFFRSDKGKLPTNITLASTFVAALLYAAASLA, from the exons ATGGCCGCCGCAAAAAATTCTCCCCCTCTCAACGCCGTCACCCCACTCCGCCGTACAACGGCCAACCGATTCTTTGCCCTAATATACGCTTCTGCCCTCCTAGCCCTCTTCTACCGCCACGTCCGGCAGATCGCCCTCCTGCGCTCCACCACTCCTGCCTCCGTTGTAGCTGCCACCTTGAGCCTGCTTGTGGCCGATGCCACTCTCGCCTTTATGTGGTGCACCACCCAATCTTCCCGCATGTACCCTACCCGCAGGACAGAGTACGTCGAGAATATCCCTAAAGTGCTCAAGGAAGCGGATTTTCCAGCACTGGACGTGTTCATCTGCACCGCGGATCCCTACAAGGAGCCGCCGATCAGGGTGGTGAACACGGCACTGTCAGTCATGGCATATGAGTACCCGGCCAATAAGTTGTCTGTGTACCTGTCTGACGATGGTGGGTCCCAGCTCACGCTCTTTGCGTTCATGGAAGCGGCCAAGTTCGCGTCCCACTGGTTGCCCTTCTGTCGGGAGAACAAGGTGATGGAGCGAAGTCCCGAGGATTATTTCAGGCCGAATCAAGGCATCGGCGCTGAGGCTGAGAGTATTAAG GTGATGTATGAGGGCATGAAGGTGAAGATAGAGAATGTGGTTGCGAAAGGGGAAGTCGGCGAGGAATTCATCGCCGGCGACAAAGAACGCCAAGCTCTCAGCCAGTGGACGGACACCTTCACTCGTCAAAGTCACCCACCTGTCATTCAG GTTCTGGTAGACAACAGCCAAGATAGAGACATCGCGGGAAATTTGATGCCCAACCTCATCTATGTCTCCAGAGGCAAAAGCAGGGCAGTCCACCATCAATTCAAGGCGGGTGCCCTCAATGCCCTG GTTCGGGTATCGACCGTCATGACCAATGCACCTATTTTCCTGACTCTTGACTGCGACATGCGGTCCAACGATCCCGGTACACTCCGTCGAGTGCTCTGCTACTTTGCGGATCCCAACATAGACCAGTCCAAGCTGTCGCACATTCAGTTCCCTCAAATTTTCCAGGGGCTCAATAGGGACGACATATATGCTGGTAGCTACAAGAGCCTATTCCATATGAATCCCCCCGGCATGAAGAATGGGCCCAACTACCTCGGGACTGGGTGTTTCTTCCATCGCCGGGCACTGTTCGGTGGTCCAACAGCTTACGTGGCGCCAGAGATTCCCGAATTGAGCATTGATCATGTTGTGGAAAGGCCAATTCAGTCCCAAGAAACCATGGAACTGGTACATCGAGTAGCTGGTTTCGGTTACGAGAACATGACCAACTGGGGATCTAAGGTGGGTTTCCGATACGGATCGGTGGTGGAGGACTACTACACGGGCTACCTGCTGCACTGCGAGGGATGGAAATCAATATTCTGCACCCCAGACCGGCCGGCATTCCTGGGCGATGCACCGACGAGCCTCATCGACATGCTGAATCAGTGCAAGAGGTGGATCGTTGGGCTCCTGGAGGTGGTGTTTTCCCGGTACAGCGTCATGACGTACGGGTTGAGGTCCATGGGCCTCCTCATGAGCTTGTCGTACGCCCAAATTGCCTTCTGGGCCACATGGTCTATCCCCCTTGTCGTCTATTCCTTCGTCCCTCAGCTGGCTCTCATCAATGGCCTCCCCGTCTTCCCAAAG GTATCAGAGCCGTGGTTCCTCCTGTACACGTTCCTTTTCCTCGGGGCATACTCCCAGGACCTGGTCTACTTCCTCTTGTCTGGTAGCGACGCGACGTTGAGGCGGTGGTGGAACGACCAGAGGATCTGGCTGATCCGTGGCCTCACGTGCTACCTGTTCGGGTCGCTCGAGTTCACCCTCAAGCGTCTCGGCATCTCCACCAGCGGCTTCGAAGTCACTAGCAAGGCAGCCAATGATGAGCAGAGCAAGAAGTACGAGCAAGGTGTGTTTGACTTCGGGGCACCGTCCCCGATGGTCGTCCCCCTCTCTGTGGCAGTGCTTGTCAACTTAGTCGCGCTCGCAAGGGGGCTGGCGCTCGCGCCAGGATTAGCCATTGAAAGCTTCGCATTGCAGGTGCTCCTGTCCGGTTTCGGAGTAGTGAATGGGTGGCCGCTATACGAGGCCATGTTCTTTAGGAGCGATAAGGGGAAGTTGCCTACAAACATCACTTTGGCCTCCACTTTCGTGGCAGCTCTTCTCTACGCTGCAGCCTCCCTTGCTTAG
- the LOC116210764 gene encoding cellulose synthase-like protein G3 isoform X3: MAAAKNSPPLNAVTPLRRTTANRFFALIYASALLALFYRHVRQIALLRSTTPASVVAATLSLLVADATLAFMWCTTQSSRMYPTRRTEYVENIPKVLKEADFPALDVFICTADPYKEPPIRVVNTALSVMAYEYPANKLSVYLSDDGGSQLTLFAFMEAAKFASHWLPFCRENKVMERSPEDYFRPNQGIGAEAESIKGILSDPIVGRMQVMYEGMKVKIENVVAKGEVGEEFIAGDKERQALSQWTDTFTRQSHPPVIQVLVDNSQDRDIAGNLMPNLIYVSRGKSRAVHHQFKAGALNALVRVSTVMTNAPIFLTLDCDMRSNDPGTLRRVLCYFADPNIDQSKLSHIQFPQIFQGLNRDDIYAGSYKSLFHMNPPGMKNGPNYLGTGCFFHRRALFGGPTAYVAPEIPELSIDHVVERPIQSQETMELVHRVAGFGYENMTNWGSKVGFRYGSVVEDYYTGYLLHCEGWKSIFCTPDRPAFLGDAPTSLIDMLNQCKRWIVGLLEVVFSRYSVMTYGLRSMGLLMSLSYAQIAFWATWSIPLVVYSFVPQLALINGLPVFPKVSEPWFLLYTFLFLGAYSQDLVYFLLSGSDATLRRWWNDQRIWLIRGLTCYLFGSLEFTLKRLGISTSGFEVTSKAANDEQSKKYEQGVFDFGAPSPMVVPLSVAVLVNLVALARGLALAPGLAIESFALQVLLSGFGVVNGWPLYEAMFFRSDKGKLPTNITLASTFVAALLYAAASLA, translated from the exons ATGGCCGCCGCAAAAAATTCTCCCCCTCTCAACGCCGTCACCCCACTCCGCCGTACAACGGCCAACCGATTCTTTGCCCTAATATACGCTTCTGCCCTCCTAGCCCTCTTCTACCGCCACGTCCGGCAGATCGCCCTCCTGCGCTCCACCACTCCTGCCTCCGTTGTAGCTGCCACCTTGAGCCTGCTTGTGGCCGATGCCACTCTCGCCTTTATGTGGTGCACCACCCAATCTTCCCGCATGTACCCTACCCGCAGGACAGAGTACGTCGAGAATATCCCTAAAGTGCTCAAGGAAGCGGATTTTCCAGCACTGGACGTGTTCATCTGCACCGCGGATCCCTACAAGGAGCCGCCGATCAGGGTGGTGAACACGGCACTGTCAGTCATGGCATATGAGTACCCGGCCAATAAGTTGTCTGTGTACCTGTCTGACGATGGTGGGTCCCAGCTCACGCTCTTTGCGTTCATGGAAGCGGCCAAGTTCGCGTCCCACTGGTTGCCCTTCTGTCGGGAGAACAAGGTGATGGAGCGAAGTCCCGAGGATTATTTCAGGCCGAATCAAGGCATCGGCGCTGAGGCTGAGAGTATTAAG GGTATTTTGTCGGATCCTATTGTGGGTCGCATGCAGGTGATGTATGAGGGCATGAAGGTGAAGATAGAGAATGTGGTTGCGAAAGGGGAAGTCGGCGAGGAATTCATCGCCGGCGACAAAGAACGCCAAGCTCTCAGCCAGTGGACGGACACCTTCACTCGTCAAAGTCACCCACCTGTCATTCAG GTTCTGGTAGACAACAGCCAAGATAGAGACATCGCGGGAAATTTGATGCCCAACCTCATCTATGTCTCCAGAGGCAAAAGCAGGGCAGTCCACCATCAATTCAAGGCGGGTGCCCTCAATGCCCTG GTTCGGGTATCGACCGTCATGACCAATGCACCTATTTTCCTGACTCTTGACTGCGACATGCGGTCCAACGATCCCGGTACACTCCGTCGAGTGCTCTGCTACTTTGCGGATCCCAACATAGACCAGTCCAAGCTGTCGCACATTCAGTTCCCTCAAATTTTCCAGGGGCTCAATAGGGACGACATATATGCTGGTAGCTACAAGAGCCTATTCCATATGAATCCCCCCGGCATGAAGAATGGGCCCAACTACCTCGGGACTGGGTGTTTCTTCCATCGCCGGGCACTGTTCGGTGGTCCAACAGCTTACGTGGCGCCAGAGATTCCCGAATTGAGCATTGATCATGTTGTGGAAAGGCCAATTCAGTCCCAAGAAACCATGGAACTGGTACATCGAGTAGCTGGTTTCGGTTACGAGAACATGACCAACTGGGGATCTAAGGTGGGTTTCCGATACGGATCGGTGGTGGAGGACTACTACACGGGCTACCTGCTGCACTGCGAGGGATGGAAATCAATATTCTGCACCCCAGACCGGCCGGCATTCCTGGGCGATGCACCGACGAGCCTCATCGACATGCTGAATCAGTGCAAGAGGTGGATCGTTGGGCTCCTGGAGGTGGTGTTTTCCCGGTACAGCGTCATGACGTACGGGTTGAGGTCCATGGGCCTCCTCATGAGCTTGTCGTACGCCCAAATTGCCTTCTGGGCCACATGGTCTATCCCCCTTGTCGTCTATTCCTTCGTCCCTCAGCTGGCTCTCATCAATGGCCTCCCCGTCTTCCCAAAG GTATCAGAGCCGTGGTTCCTCCTGTACACGTTCCTTTTCCTCGGGGCATACTCCCAGGACCTGGTCTACTTCCTCTTGTCTGGTAGCGACGCGACGTTGAGGCGGTGGTGGAACGACCAGAGGATCTGGCTGATCCGTGGCCTCACGTGCTACCTGTTCGGGTCGCTCGAGTTCACCCTCAAGCGTCTCGGCATCTCCACCAGCGGCTTCGAAGTCACTAGCAAGGCAGCCAATGATGAGCAGAGCAAGAAGTACGAGCAAGGTGTGTTTGACTTCGGGGCACCGTCCCCGATGGTCGTCCCCCTCTCTGTGGCAGTGCTTGTCAACTTAGTCGCGCTCGCAAGGGGGCTGGCGCTCGCGCCAGGATTAGCCATTGAAAGCTTCGCATTGCAGGTGCTCCTGTCCGGTTTCGGAGTAGTGAATGGGTGGCCGCTATACGAGGCCATGTTCTTTAGGAGCGATAAGGGGAAGTTGCCTACAAACATCACTTTGGCCTCCACTTTCGTGGCAGCTCTTCTCTACGCTGCAGCCTCCCTTGCTTAG